Proteins co-encoded in one Myripristis murdjan chromosome 4, fMyrMur1.1, whole genome shotgun sequence genomic window:
- the gfi1ab gene encoding growth factor independent 1A transcription repressor b, which produces MPRSFLVKSKKAHSYHRPRTLEDDYSRLDTILAHICSDADKLPEDADSMAVDGYGLSPDSHLVDAGDFSPKSPLSCAGSLCGRSPDYEDFWRPPSPSASPVDSEKSLSPLVDETQPFTAPFRPYAWSSYPGPELRHLVQQSLHPDMELDRGPPLAFSHPALFSDRALGEEAYSDYGRNPVGLLFPEGGLHGKPHVKAQSDLLCSSLILNGAFKCVKCSKVFSTPHGLEVHVRRSHSGTRPFACEVCGKTFGHSVSLEQHKAVHSQERSFDCKICGKSFKRSSTLSTHLLIHSDTRPYPCQYCGKRFHQKSDMKKHTFIHTGEKPHKCQVCGKAFSQSSNLITHSRKHTGFKPFGCDLCGKGFQRKVDLRRHKETQHGLK; this is translated from the exons ATGCCCCGCTCCTTCCTGGTGAAGAGTAAAAAGGCGCACAGTTACCACCGGCCCCGAACTTTAGAGGATGACTACAGCAGGCTGGATACAATATTAGCGCATATATGCTCAG ACGCAGATAAGCTCCCAGAGGATGCGGACAGCATGGCGGTGGATGGGTACGGCCTCTCGCCTGATTCTCACCTAGTCGACGCTGGTGATTTTTCGCCCAAGTCCCCTCTAAGCTGTGCGGGGAGTTTATGCGGCCGCTCCCCGGACTATGAGGATTTCTGGAGGCCGCCATCTCCTTCTGCATCACCAG TTGATTCTGAGAAATCTCTGTCGCCTTTGGTGGATGAAACCCAGCCCTTCACAGCCCCCTTCCGACCGTACGCCTGGAGCAGCTACCCGGGCCCGGAGCTGCGGCACCTGGTGCAGCAGAGCCTCCATCCCGACATGGAGCTTGACAGGGGGCCGCCGCTGGCCTTCAGCCACCCGGCCCTCTTCAGCGACAGGGCGCTAGGAGAGGAGGCTTATAGCGACTACGGGAGGAACCCTGTCGGTCTGCTGTTTCCGGAGGGAGGGCTGCACGGAAAACCGCATGTCAAAGCGCAGTCTGACCTACTCTGCTCTAGTCTCATCCTCAACGGAGCCTTCAAGTGTGTCAAGTGCAGTAAG GTATTTTCCACTCCTCATGGTCTGGAAGTTCACGTCCGCAGATCACACAGTGGGACCAGGCCATTTGCGTGTGAGGTCTGCGGTAAAACTTTCGGACACTCAGTCAGCCTCGAACAGCATAAAGCTGTGCATTCACAG GAAAGAAGCTTTGACTGCAAAATCTGTGGTAAAAGTTTCAAAAGGTCGTCCACTCTATCGACGCACCTGCTCATCCATTCGGACACCAGGCCTTACCCTTGCCAGTACTGCGGGAAGAGGTTTCATCAGAAATCAGACATGAAAAAGCACACCTTCATCCACACAG GTGAGAAGCCGCACAAATGCCAGGTGTGTGGGAAAGCTTTCAGCCAGAGCTCCAACCtcatcacacacagcaggaaacacacGGGCTTCAAACCTTTCGGCTGCGACCTCTGCGGCAAAGGTTTCCAAAGAAAAGTGGATCTGAGgagacacaaagaaacacagcacGGACTGAAATGA